The following coding sequences lie in one Sesamum indicum cultivar Zhongzhi No. 13 linkage group LG9, S_indicum_v1.0, whole genome shotgun sequence genomic window:
- the LOC105170509 gene encoding methyltransferase-like protein 22 isoform X4, translating into MASTNKNKNKKSELELEYESEEDEDNEEPSIGKDDKFSSETSQDQDMITSSQHYFGSIEDGFSISIIENMKEEYGLFVWPSSIILAEYVWQQKSRFSKANVVELGAGTSLPGLVAAKVGADVTLTDDANRLEVLDNMRRVCNINGVKCRVAICYRCWDSHGAYGMHLSSVCAQTSFLELMFSMTHVPSMIFLQP; encoded by the exons ATGGCGTCCAcgaacaagaacaagaacaagaaaagcGAATTGGAGTTGGAGTATGAATCTGAAGAAGACGAGGATAATGag GAGCCATCCATTGGAAAGGATGACAAATTTTCATCTGAGACATCACAGGACCAAGATATGATCACAAGTTCTCAGCATTATTTTGGCAGCATTGAGGATGGATTCTCCATCAGTATCATTGAG AATATGAAAGAAGAATATGGACTATTTGTATGGCCATCAAGTATAATTCTAGCAGAGTATGTCTGGCAACAAAAATCACGGTTTTCTAAGGCTAATGTTGTTGAG CTGGGAGCTGGAACTTCGTTGCCTGGACTGGTTGCTGCTAAAGTGGGGGCAGATGTAACACTGACTGACGATGCAAATAGATTGGAG GTTCTGGATAATATGAGAAGGGTGTGCAACATAAATGGCGTCAAGTGCAGG GTTGCCATTTGCTATAGGTGCTGGGACTCACATGGGGCGTATGGGATGCACCTGTCTTCAGTTTGTGCCCAAACATCATTCTTGGAGCTGATGTTCTCTATGACACACGTG CCTTCAATGATCTTTTTGCAACCGTAA
- the LOC105170507 gene encoding ubiquitin-like-conjugating enzyme ATG10 isoform X1, whose protein sequence is MVVSRDGTLSSTEFYVAASAFSEQWRKFNSALRQWSWVPSPKRPWISHNQVNYMEEGYLSVENVILPELNEEGHRDGDLIEKEECGCAEEDEFIDAAVLIQNDDAGARQYDFHVVYSACYRVPVLYFRAYCSDGQPLLLDDIKKDLPLNSVEQLTRSRWLFITQEEHPQLNRPWYTLHPCGTSEWMKLLQHNDDSAAQGEGIPVDKYLISWFSVVGQVFGLRIPLEMLNLGGTQ, encoded by the exons ATGGTGGTATCTAGGGATGGAACCCTTTCTTCCACCGAATTCTACGTTGCCGCTTCTGCTTTTTCTGAGCAATGGAGGAAATTCAACTCCGCTCTTCGTCAGTGGTCGTGGGTTCCTTCTCCGAAACGGCCCTGGATTTCGCATAACCAAGTGAATTATATG gaagaaGGGTATTTATCTGTGGAGAATGTGATTCTTCCCGAGTTAAATGAG GAAGGTCATAGAGATGGGGATCTGATAGAGAAAGAAGAATGCGGTTGTGCAGAGGAAGATGAGTTCATCGATGCTGCTGTTTTA ATTCAAAATGACGATGCCGGAGCGCGCCAGTATGATTTCCATGTTGTTTACAGTGCTTGTTATAGGGTTCCAGTGCTATATTTTCGTGCTTACTGCAGTG ACGGGCAGCCTCTGCTGTTAGATGACATCAAAAAGGACTTGCCGCTTAACTCTGTAGAACAACTAACTAGATCCCGGTGGCTGTTTATAACTCAGGAG GAGCACCCGCAGCTGAACCGACCATGGTACACTCTGCATCCTTGTGGGACAAGTGAATGGATGAAGCTGCTCCAACATAACGACGATTCAGCAGCTCAAGGTGAGGGGATACCTGTGGACAAATACCTCATCTCATGGTTCTCAGTAGTCGGGCAGGTGTTTGGTCTGAGAATCCCTCTTGAGATGCTGAATCTTGGTGGTACACAGTGA
- the LOC105170509 gene encoding methyltransferase-like protein 23 isoform X1, translating into MASTNKNKNKKSELELEYESEEDEDNEEPSIGKDDKFSSETSQDQDMITSSQHYFGSIEDGFSISIIENMKEEYGLFVWPSSIILAEYVWQQKSRFSKANVVELGAGTSLPGLVAAKVGADVTLTDDANRLEVLDNMRRVCNINGVKCRVLGLTWGVWDAPVFSLCPNIILGADVLYDTRAFNDLFATVTFLLQKSPDSVFITTYHNRSGHHLIEFLMEKWGLKCTKLLDGFSFMPPHKASNLSGNIQLAEIVLEVK; encoded by the exons ATGGCGTCCAcgaacaagaacaagaacaagaaaagcGAATTGGAGTTGGAGTATGAATCTGAAGAAGACGAGGATAATGag GAGCCATCCATTGGAAAGGATGACAAATTTTCATCTGAGACATCACAGGACCAAGATATGATCACAAGTTCTCAGCATTATTTTGGCAGCATTGAGGATGGATTCTCCATCAGTATCATTGAG AATATGAAAGAAGAATATGGACTATTTGTATGGCCATCAAGTATAATTCTAGCAGAGTATGTCTGGCAACAAAAATCACGGTTTTCTAAGGCTAATGTTGTTGAG CTGGGAGCTGGAACTTCGTTGCCTGGACTGGTTGCTGCTAAAGTGGGGGCAGATGTAACACTGACTGACGATGCAAATAGATTGGAG GTTCTGGATAATATGAGAAGGGTGTGCAACATAAATGGCGTCAAGTGCAGG GTGCTGGGACTCACATGGGGCGTATGGGATGCACCTGTCTTCAGTTTGTGCCCAAACATCATTCTTGGAGCTGATGTTCTCTATGACACACGTG CCTTCAATGATCTTTTTGCAACCGTAACGTTTTTACTCCAGAAAAGCCCAGATTCTGTTTTCATCACCACTTATCACAACAGAAG TGGGCATCACCTTATTGAGTTCCTGATGGAGAAATGGGGCTTGAAGTGCACAAAGCTTCTCGATGGGTTCTCATTCATGCCCCCTCACAAGGCATCAAATTTGAGCGGCAACATTCAGTTGGCAGAGATCGTTTTGGAAGTGAAATAA
- the LOC105170507 gene encoding ubiquitin-like-conjugating enzyme ATG10 isoform X2 yields the protein MVVSRDGTLSSTEFYVAASAFSEQWRKFNSALRQWSWVPSPKRPWISHNQEEGYLSVENVILPELNEEGHRDGDLIEKEECGCAEEDEFIDAAVLIQNDDAGARQYDFHVVYSACYRVPVLYFRAYCSDGQPLLLDDIKKDLPLNSVEQLTRSRWLFITQEEHPQLNRPWYTLHPCGTSEWMKLLQHNDDSAAQGEGIPVDKYLISWFSVVGQVFGLRIPLEMLNLGGTQ from the exons ATGGTGGTATCTAGGGATGGAACCCTTTCTTCCACCGAATTCTACGTTGCCGCTTCTGCTTTTTCTGAGCAATGGAGGAAATTCAACTCCGCTCTTCGTCAGTGGTCGTGGGTTCCTTCTCCGAAACGGCCCTGGATTTCGCATAACCAA gaagaaGGGTATTTATCTGTGGAGAATGTGATTCTTCCCGAGTTAAATGAG GAAGGTCATAGAGATGGGGATCTGATAGAGAAAGAAGAATGCGGTTGTGCAGAGGAAGATGAGTTCATCGATGCTGCTGTTTTA ATTCAAAATGACGATGCCGGAGCGCGCCAGTATGATTTCCATGTTGTTTACAGTGCTTGTTATAGGGTTCCAGTGCTATATTTTCGTGCTTACTGCAGTG ACGGGCAGCCTCTGCTGTTAGATGACATCAAAAAGGACTTGCCGCTTAACTCTGTAGAACAACTAACTAGATCCCGGTGGCTGTTTATAACTCAGGAG GAGCACCCGCAGCTGAACCGACCATGGTACACTCTGCATCCTTGTGGGACAAGTGAATGGATGAAGCTGCTCCAACATAACGACGATTCAGCAGCTCAAGGTGAGGGGATACCTGTGGACAAATACCTCATCTCATGGTTCTCAGTAGTCGGGCAGGTGTTTGGTCTGAGAATCCCTCTTGAGATGCTGAATCTTGGTGGTACACAGTGA
- the LOC105170511 gene encoding protein FAR1-RELATED SEQUENCE 5-like isoform X3, with the protein MEVGSHMHVCGGGETTSLYDEKNFTMQELHANTEPYVGMEFESEEAAMAYYDAYAKYVGFIIRIGNCHRSSHDGSVISRRFLCNKEGFRVNKKVKKLEVRRPRAVTREGCKAMIMVRKDKSGTWIVAKVETRHSHPLGMPPGKVRRRSVQAWSQDEKDKRIHELSAELHRTKQQLAKCQKQLGAVLNDVELHVNHLTRSIQHIVQNVKEVGNQYPSQL; encoded by the exons ATGGAAGTTGGAAgtcatatgcatgtgtgtggtGGGGGAGAgacaacaagtttgtatgatGAGAAAAACTTTACGATGCAAGAATTGCATGCTAATACGGAACCATATGTTGGCATGGAGTTTGAATCTGAAGAGGCTGCAATGGCGTATTATGATGCATATGCGAAATATGTCGGGTTTATCATCCGCATAGGTAATTGCCATCGCTCAAGCCATGATGGTTCGGTTATTAGCCGTAGGTTCCTCTGCAACAAAGAAGGTTTCCGTGTAAATAAGAAGGTGAAGAAGCTAGAAGTAAGGAGGCCGAGGGCAGTTACAAGGGAGGGCTGTAAGGCAATGATTATGGTTAGAAAAGACAAGTCCGGGACATGGATTGTTGCAAAAGTTGAGACTCGGCACAGTCATCCACTGGGGATGCCTCCTGGGAAAGTCCGGCGTCGTTCAGTCCAAGCATGGTCGCAG GATGAGAAGGACAAGAGAATTCACGAGTTGTCTGCTGAGCTTCATCGCACGAAACAACAATTGGCAAAGTGCCAGAAGCAGCTTGGTGCTGTCTTGAATGATGTCGAACTTCATGTCAATCACCTGACCAGAAGTATCCAACACATTGTGCAGAATGTTAAAGAAGTCGGGAACCAGTATCCGAGCCAATTATAG
- the LOC105170509 gene encoding methyltransferase-like protein 23 isoform X3, which produces MASTNKNKNKKSELELEYESEEDEDNEEPSIGKDDKFSSETSQDQDMITSSQHYFGSIEDGFSISIIENMKEEYGLFVWPSSIILAEYVWQQKSRFSKANVVELGAGTSLPGLVAAKVGADVTLTDDANRLEVLDNMRRVCNINGVKCRVLGLTWGVWDAPVFSLCPNIILGADVLYDTRAFNDLFATVTFLLQKSPDSVFITTYHNRRL; this is translated from the exons ATGGCGTCCAcgaacaagaacaagaacaagaaaagcGAATTGGAGTTGGAGTATGAATCTGAAGAAGACGAGGATAATGag GAGCCATCCATTGGAAAGGATGACAAATTTTCATCTGAGACATCACAGGACCAAGATATGATCACAAGTTCTCAGCATTATTTTGGCAGCATTGAGGATGGATTCTCCATCAGTATCATTGAG AATATGAAAGAAGAATATGGACTATTTGTATGGCCATCAAGTATAATTCTAGCAGAGTATGTCTGGCAACAAAAATCACGGTTTTCTAAGGCTAATGTTGTTGAG CTGGGAGCTGGAACTTCGTTGCCTGGACTGGTTGCTGCTAAAGTGGGGGCAGATGTAACACTGACTGACGATGCAAATAGATTGGAG GTTCTGGATAATATGAGAAGGGTGTGCAACATAAATGGCGTCAAGTGCAGG GTGCTGGGACTCACATGGGGCGTATGGGATGCACCTGTCTTCAGTTTGTGCCCAAACATCATTCTTGGAGCTGATGTTCTCTATGACACACGTG CCTTCAATGATCTTTTTGCAACCGTAACGTTTTTACTCCAGAAAAGCCCAGATTCTGTTTTCATCACCACTTATCACAACAGAAG GTTGTGA
- the LOC105170509 gene encoding methyltransferase-like protein 23 isoform X2: MITSSQHYFGSIEDGFSISIIENMKEEYGLFVWPSSIILAEYVWQQKSRFSKANVVELGAGTSLPGLVAAKVGADVTLTDDANRLEVLDNMRRVCNINGVKCRVLGLTWGVWDAPVFSLCPNIILGADVLYDTRAFNDLFATVTFLLQKSPDSVFITTYHNRSGHHLIEFLMEKWGLKCTKLLDGFSFMPPHKASNLSGNIQLAEIVLEVK, encoded by the exons ATGATCACAAGTTCTCAGCATTATTTTGGCAGCATTGAGGATGGATTCTCCATCAGTATCATTGAG AATATGAAAGAAGAATATGGACTATTTGTATGGCCATCAAGTATAATTCTAGCAGAGTATGTCTGGCAACAAAAATCACGGTTTTCTAAGGCTAATGTTGTTGAG CTGGGAGCTGGAACTTCGTTGCCTGGACTGGTTGCTGCTAAAGTGGGGGCAGATGTAACACTGACTGACGATGCAAATAGATTGGAG GTTCTGGATAATATGAGAAGGGTGTGCAACATAAATGGCGTCAAGTGCAGG GTGCTGGGACTCACATGGGGCGTATGGGATGCACCTGTCTTCAGTTTGTGCCCAAACATCATTCTTGGAGCTGATGTTCTCTATGACACACGTG CCTTCAATGATCTTTTTGCAACCGTAACGTTTTTACTCCAGAAAAGCCCAGATTCTGTTTTCATCACCACTTATCACAACAGAAG TGGGCATCACCTTATTGAGTTCCTGATGGAGAAATGGGGCTTGAAGTGCACAAAGCTTCTCGATGGGTTCTCATTCATGCCCCCTCACAAGGCATCAAATTTGAGCGGCAACATTCAGTTGGCAGAGATCGTTTTGGAAGTGAAATAA
- the LOC105170508 gene encoding putative pentatricopeptide repeat-containing protein At5g59200, chloroplastic — protein MSCFMQVAAPPSHLPPNSSSNSNHHNSKSQYRKHTISLLQKCRNANQIAPIHANVVKNGQEHDYFIVFELLRVCSKCDAIDYALKIFQKIQDPNVYHYTALIDGLVLSGSYYHGIRMYVHMIGNFVYPDNFVINSVLKACGLELDLRMGEQIHAQGLKLGLCSNRQVKLKLIELYGKSGEFEDMKRMFDEMPERDVVAMTVMMSSYFEHELAERACGIFDLVKAKDTVCWTAMIDGLVRNGEMSKALEYFRQMQREGVRANEFTIVCVLSACAQLGALELGKWVHSYVEKYDIEVNHFVGSALINMYSRCGSIEEAGEVFEGMKEREASTYNSMIVGFALNGKSTQALEMFQRMINDGTKPTNITFVGVLNACSHGGLVDFGFEIFERMQIDYSVEPQIEHYGCIVDLLGRAGQVEEAYKFIQNMKLTPDHIIWGSLLSACKVHENYVLGEQVAKILLNHDCSDTGTYVLISNFYSSCGKWKEALLVRAKVKESGIQKEPGCSSIEVGNEIHEFLLGDIRHPQKKAIYRKLEEMNQKLRLEGYYPQVDVVSQDLKDQEKEQALAIHSERLAICYGLISTEPRSTLRIVKNLRVCDDCHTTIKLMSKITQRKIIMRDRNRFHHFENGSCSCGDYW, from the coding sequence ATGAGTTGCTTCATGCAAGTCGCTGCACCTCCATCTCATCTCCCGCCAAATTCAAGTTCTAACTCAAACCACCATAATTCCAAATCGCAGTACCGCAAGCACACGATTTCCCTTTTGCAGAAATGCAGAAATGCTAACCAAATTGCTCCAATTCACGCAAATGTCGTTAAAAATGGCCAAGAACACGACTATTTCATTGTGTTTGAGCTTCTTCGCGTTTGCTCCAAATGCGACGCCATTGATTATGCTCTCAAGATTTTCCAAAAAATCCAGGATCCTAATGTCTACCACTATACCGCGTTGATTGATGGGCTTGTGTTATCTGGGTCGTATTATCATGGTATCAGGATGTATGTACATATGATTGGAAATTTTGTATACCcagataattttgttattaattcgGTGTTAAAGGCGTGTGGGCTTGAACTGGATTTGAGAATGGGTGAACAAATACATGCTCAGGGTTTGAAACTTGGGTTGTGTTCAAATCGGCAGGTTAAGTTAAAGTTGATTGAATTATATGGAAAATCTGGAGAATTTGAGGATATGAAAAGGATGTTCGATGAAATGCCGGAAAGAGATGTTGTGGCAATGACAGTGATGATGTCCTCTTACTTTGAACATGAGTTGGCTGAAAGGGCTTGTGGTATTTTTGATTTGGTGAAGGCTAAGGATACAGTATGTTGGACAGCAATGATTGATGGGCTTGTAAGGAATGGAGAAATGAGCAAGGCATTAGAGTATTTTAGGCAGATGCAGAGGGAAGGTGTTAGAGCTAATGAATTTACCATTGTCTGCGTGTTATCTGCTTGTGCACAGTTGGGAGCATTGGAGCTTGGTAAATGGGTTCATTCCTATGTGGAGAAGTATGATATCGAGGTTAATCATTTTGTTGGCTCGGCTTTGATTAATATGTATTCAAGGTGTGGGAGTATTGAAGAAGCTGGGGAAGTTTTTGAGGgaatgaaagagagagaagcgAGTACTTATAATTCCATGATTGTGGGGTTTGCGCTGAATGGGAAAAGCACACAGGCACTTGAAATGTTCCAAAGAATGATAAATGATGGAACAAAGCCAACCAACATTACTTTCGTTGGTGTTCTCAATGCATGTAGCCATGGAGGTTTGGTGGACTTTGGATTTGAGATTTTTGAAAGAATGCAAATTGACTATTCTGTAGAGCCACAGATTGAGCACTATGGATGCATAGTTGATCTTCTTGGTCGTGCCGGTCAGGTTGAAGAGGCTTATAAATTCAttcaaaatatgaaacttACCCCAGATCATATAATATGGGGATCCCTGTTGAGTGCTTGCAAAGTTCATGAAAACTATGTTTTAGGGGAACAGGTTGCAAAAATTCTATTGAATCATGACTGTTCTGATACTGGAACTTATGTTCTGATATCTAACTTTTACTCTTCTTGTGGGAAATGGAAAGAAGCTTTACTAGTTCGGGCAAAGGTGAAGGAAAGTGGTATTCAGAAGGAACCAGGTTGCAGTTCAATTGAAGTTGGCAATGAGATTCATGAATTCCTTCTAGGAGATATCAGACATCCTCAGAAGAAAGCAATCTACAGGAAGTTGGAAGAAATGAACCAAAAACTGAGACTAGAAGGTTATTATCCACAAGTAGATGTGGTATCACAGGATCTCAAggatcaagaaaaagaacagGCTTTAGCCATACACAGTGAGAGGCTTGCAATATGCTATGGGTTAATTTCCACTGAACCACGTAGCACTTTAAGAATTGTCAAAAATCTGAGAGTCTGTGATGATTGCCACACGACGATTAAGCTCATGTCTAAGATTACTCaacgaaaaattataatgagggATAGAAATAGGTTTCACCATTTTGAAAACGGCAGTTGTTCATGTGGTGATTATTGGTAG
- the LOC105170511 gene encoding protein FAR1-RELATED SEQUENCE 5-like isoform X2, producing MGYKAKETGYIEPYMEVDDSDVDNKLMEVGSHMHVCGGGETTSLYDEKNFTMQELHANTEPYVGMEFESEEAAMAYYDAYAKYVGFIIRIGNCHRSSHDGSVISRRFLCNKEGFRVNKKVKKLEVRRPRAVTREGCKAMIMVRKDKSGTWIVAKVETRHSHPLGMPPGKVRRRSVQAWSQDEKDKRIHELSAELHRTKQQLAKCQKQLGAVLNDVELHVNHLTRSIQHIVQNVKEVGNQYPSQL from the exons ATGGGTTATAAAGCGAAGGAGACAGGATATATTGAGCCTTATATGGAAGTTGATGATTCAGATGTGGATAATAAGCTGATGGAAGTTGGAAgtcatatgcatgtgtgtggtGGGGGAGAgacaacaagtttgtatgatGAGAAAAACTTTACGATGCAAGAATTGCATGCTAATACGGAACCATATGTTGGCATGGAGTTTGAATCTGAAGAGGCTGCAATGGCGTATTATGATGCATATGCGAAATATGTCGGGTTTATCATCCGCATAGGTAATTGCCATCGCTCAAGCCATGATGGTTCGGTTATTAGCCGTAGGTTCCTCTGCAACAAAGAAGGTTTCCGTGTAAATAAGAAGGTGAAGAAGCTAGAAGTAAGGAGGCCGAGGGCAGTTACAAGGGAGGGCTGTAAGGCAATGATTATGGTTAGAAAAGACAAGTCCGGGACATGGATTGTTGCAAAAGTTGAGACTCGGCACAGTCATCCACTGGGGATGCCTCCTGGGAAAGTCCGGCGTCGTTCAGTCCAAGCATGGTCGCAG GATGAGAAGGACAAGAGAATTCACGAGTTGTCTGCTGAGCTTCATCGCACGAAACAACAATTGGCAAAGTGCCAGAAGCAGCTTGGTGCTGTCTTGAATGATGTCGAACTTCATGTCAATCACCTGACCAGAAGTATCCAACACATTGTGCAGAATGTTAAAGAAGTCGGGAACCAGTATCCGAGCCAATTATAG
- the LOC105170511 gene encoding protein FAR1-RELATED SEQUENCE 5-like isoform X1 has product MSVASYETMGYKAKETGYIEPYMEVDDSDVDNKLMEVGSHMHVCGGGETTSLYDEKNFTMQELHANTEPYVGMEFESEEAAMAYYDAYAKYVGFIIRIGNCHRSSHDGSVISRRFLCNKEGFRVNKKVKKLEVRRPRAVTREGCKAMIMVRKDKSGTWIVAKVETRHSHPLGMPPGKVRRRSVQAWSQDEKDKRIHELSAELHRTKQQLAKCQKQLGAVLNDVELHVNHLTRSIQHIVQNVKEVGNQYPSQL; this is encoded by the exons A TGAGTGTTGCCTCATATGAGACAATGGGTTATAAAGCGAAGGAGACAGGATATATTGAGCCTTATATGGAAGTTGATGATTCAGATGTGGATAATAAGCTGATGGAAGTTGGAAgtcatatgcatgtgtgtggtGGGGGAGAgacaacaagtttgtatgatGAGAAAAACTTTACGATGCAAGAATTGCATGCTAATACGGAACCATATGTTGGCATGGAGTTTGAATCTGAAGAGGCTGCAATGGCGTATTATGATGCATATGCGAAATATGTCGGGTTTATCATCCGCATAGGTAATTGCCATCGCTCAAGCCATGATGGTTCGGTTATTAGCCGTAGGTTCCTCTGCAACAAAGAAGGTTTCCGTGTAAATAAGAAGGTGAAGAAGCTAGAAGTAAGGAGGCCGAGGGCAGTTACAAGGGAGGGCTGTAAGGCAATGATTATGGTTAGAAAAGACAAGTCCGGGACATGGATTGTTGCAAAAGTTGAGACTCGGCACAGTCATCCACTGGGGATGCCTCCTGGGAAAGTCCGGCGTCGTTCAGTCCAAGCATGGTCGCAG GATGAGAAGGACAAGAGAATTCACGAGTTGTCTGCTGAGCTTCATCGCACGAAACAACAATTGGCAAAGTGCCAGAAGCAGCTTGGTGCTGTCTTGAATGATGTCGAACTTCATGTCAATCACCTGACCAGAAGTATCCAACACATTGTGCAGAATGTTAAAGAAGTCGGGAACCAGTATCCGAGCCAATTATAG
- the LOC105170512 gene encoding uncharacterized protein LOC105170512, whose translation MIQNHGAYEIVRKKENLGRCIAFRPKGFKFHKAKHPLFPLSLFLLLYQERYCPNDQSLQATPPPVAPFPSPQEPSTMPESDDYPKEPFSLEPQRTSSSGGSSTTSVHVTALDGLVNVNSLFTIAVFVGLSLTTPGQHSLENPSACDAGLDVAKKLLVFEVVSFSFFLFSSLVAQGLKLAINLLNSKDVDEIFRAHINFKVLRFGMLASAIGSVMGCLFLMLSMVNVIEIRLGMLSCGSKSTVHAVTALIVLVTSALVVYISTAVYAFLH comes from the exons ATGATTCAAAATCATGGAGCATATGAGATtgtaaggaaaaaagaaaacttgggAAGATGCATCGCATTCAGACCAAAAGGATTCAAGTTCCACAAAGCAAAGCATCCTCTCTTTCCTCTCTCACTTTTCCTTTTACTCTACCAGGAAAGATACTGCCCAAATGACCAATCCCTCCAAGCAACACCACCGCCAGTAGCACCGTTTCCATCACCCCAAGAACCTTCAACAATGCCGGA ATCTGACGATTATCCGAAGGAGCCCTTTTCGCTGGAGCCTCAAAGAACCTCCTCGTCCGGCGGATCCTCCACCACCAGCGTCCATGTCACCGCCCTCGACGGCCTTGTGAACGTGAACTCCCTTTTCACGATTGCGGTCTTCGTCGGCCTCTCTCTCACCACTCCGGGCCAGCACAGCCTCGAGAACCCCTCCGCCTGCGACGCAGGTCTCGATGTCGCCAAGAAGCTACTTGTCTTCGAGGTGGTATCCTTcagcttctttcttttttcctctctcGTCGCGCAGGGCCTTAAATTGGCCATCAATTTGTTGAACAGTAAGGATGTGGATGAAATCTTCCGAGCCCACATCAATTTTAAGGTTTTGAGGTTCGGTATGCTGGCTTCCGCCATCGGTTCGGTGATGGGGTGCTTGTTCTTGATGCTGTCGATGGTGAATGTGATCGAGATCAGGCTGGGAATGCTGTCCTGTGGGAGCAAGTCCACAGTACATGCCGTCACGGCTTTGATTGTTCTAGTGACCTCTGCTCTTGTTGTTTATATTTCAACTGCTGTGTATGCGTTTCTACATTGA